One window from the genome of Echinicola vietnamensis DSM 17526 encodes:
- a CDS encoding sulfatase family protein, whose protein sequence is MNKTYYLTVFLLVLGVSCSKKEASNQQAEEIQPKPNVLVIYTDDLGYGDVAKYGGQIPTPHIDQLAEDGMLFTNAYATAATCTPSRYAMLTGEYAWRAKGRGVAPGDASALIRPGRETLPAVMQRAGYRTGVIGKWHLGLGGDEGPDWNGELKPGPLEIGFDYSFIIPATGDRVPTVFVEDHHVVGLDPSDPIEVSYRKKVGDRPTGKEHPELLKMMWSHGHNHTIVNGVSRIGYMAGGESALWRDEDFAQTFVDRASQFITQESDEPFFLYFATHDIHVPRIANEKFQGTTGFGPRGDVIAQLDWTVGELVKLLKGKGLEENTMIIFSSDNGPVLDDGYEDQARELIGSHKPWGALRGGKYSAFEAGTRVPFIVKWPASIKGGKISNAMVSQVDLVGSFAEFLGQEYNAEQAVDTQNAWSALIGEDSVGREGLVQEALFSNLTYIRRDGHKLIPANNGPDMVPWGPIIETGFSSVDQLFNITDDPGETKDLAAEFPELVKEMKSTLQSIKEK, encoded by the coding sequence ATGAACAAGACATATTACCTAACTGTTTTTTTGTTGGTATTAGGGGTATCCTGCAGCAAAAAAGAAGCATCCAATCAGCAGGCAGAAGAAATCCAGCCGAAACCCAATGTCCTGGTTATTTATACGGACGACTTAGGCTATGGGGATGTGGCCAAATATGGAGGCCAAATCCCGACGCCTCATATTGATCAATTGGCTGAAGATGGAATGCTGTTTACCAATGCTTATGCTACTGCCGCCACGTGTACCCCCTCAAGATACGCCATGCTCACCGGTGAATATGCCTGGAGGGCAAAGGGCAGAGGAGTGGCTCCTGGAGATGCATCCGCGCTGATTCGGCCGGGTCGTGAAACATTGCCCGCAGTCATGCAGCGAGCAGGTTACCGGACAGGTGTCATCGGGAAGTGGCATTTGGGACTTGGCGGAGATGAAGGGCCTGATTGGAATGGCGAATTGAAACCTGGTCCATTGGAAATAGGCTTTGATTATTCCTTTATCATTCCTGCCACTGGAGATAGGGTGCCTACCGTCTTTGTGGAGGATCACCATGTGGTAGGGCTGGATCCTTCAGATCCTATCGAGGTAAGTTACCGGAAAAAAGTAGGAGACCGACCAACAGGTAAGGAGCATCCCGAGTTGCTCAAGATGATGTGGTCCCATGGTCATAACCACACCATAGTCAATGGTGTCAGCCGAATAGGATATATGGCTGGCGGTGAATCGGCCTTATGGAGAGATGAGGACTTTGCCCAGACATTTGTGGATAGGGCCAGCCAATTTATCACCCAGGAATCAGATGAGCCATTCTTCCTTTATTTTGCTACCCATGACATCCATGTGCCACGAATTGCAAATGAAAAATTTCAAGGTACTACTGGCTTTGGCCCAAGGGGTGATGTGATTGCCCAGTTGGATTGGACAGTAGGAGAGCTGGTGAAGTTGCTTAAAGGAAAGGGACTTGAAGAAAACACCATGATTATCTTTTCCAGTGATAATGGTCCGGTGTTGGACGATGGGTATGAAGATCAGGCCCGTGAATTGATCGGTAGCCATAAGCCATGGGGAGCGCTTAGAGGTGGGAAATACAGTGCTTTTGAAGCAGGGACAAGGGTTCCGTTCATTGTGAAATGGCCAGCAAGTATAAAAGGAGGGAAAATCTCAAATGCAATGGTCAGTCAAGTGGATTTGGTAGGTTCGTTCGCTGAATTTCTGGGGCAGGAGTATAATGCCGAGCAAGCTGTAGACACCCAAAATGCTTGGTCTGCCCTGATTGGGGAGGACAGCGTGGGAAGAGAAGGTTTGGTACAGGAAGCTTTGTTTAGCAATTTGACCTACATCCGACGTGATGGGCATAAGCTTATTCCTGCCAATAACGGTCCCGATATGGTGCCTTGGGGGCCGATCATTGAGACGGGGTTTTCTTCAGTAGATCAACTCTTCAACATTACAGATGATCCTGGGGAGACCAAGGATCTGGCGGCGGAATTTCCTGAATTGGTCAAAGAGATGAAATCTACCTTACAATCGATCAAGGAAAAATAG
- a CDS encoding sulfatase family protein, producing the protein MVSIRITFFSSFLLLSAMACQRAEESTTPKPPNIIYILADDMGVGDVQSFFPEGKIKTPHLDQLAAEGMRFTDAHTSSAVCTPTRYSILTGRYNWRSSLKNGVLWSDSAPLIEKDRSTVPSMLRQHGYHTAFIGKWHLGWNWGHDEDGNIDFSKPVTHNPNDVGFDYAYGHVASLDIPPYVYVENGKVTEIPVDSTVSKDKYGWWRKGMTAPDFVHEEVTPNFFRRSMEYVRARSKTASPFFLYLALPSPHSPILPSKEWQGKSDVGPYGDFVMMLDDYVGKLVATVKEAGIEEHTLIVFVSDNGVAPAAKIDELIAKGHYSSGVYRGHKADIYEGGHRVPFIAKWPHVIAPGSVNAQTICTTDLMATCAALVGYSLKDHEGVDSYNLMPLFSGGTFDQPFREATVHHSEKGAFAIRQGKWKLAMTAGSGGWSYPTPEDVKRIDSLPPVQLFDLENDPGEKKNLQADYPGKVKELKELLTQYVTDGRSTPGSRQANEGKEIWEQLWWMKP; encoded by the coding sequence ATGGTGTCCATTAGAATAACCTTTTTCAGTTCTTTTTTGCTGCTTTCAGCAATGGCTTGCCAGCGTGCCGAGGAAAGCACTACCCCAAAGCCTCCTAATATCATATATATTTTGGCAGACGATATGGGGGTTGGTGATGTTCAGTCCTTCTTTCCGGAAGGGAAAATAAAGACACCGCATTTGGATCAGTTGGCGGCCGAAGGCATGCGCTTTACAGATGCACATACCTCATCTGCAGTGTGTACGCCTACGCGCTACAGTATCTTGACAGGGCGGTACAACTGGCGGTCATCGCTAAAGAACGGTGTGCTCTGGAGTGATTCGGCTCCTTTGATCGAAAAGGATAGAAGTACGGTGCCGTCGATGTTACGGCAGCATGGTTACCACACGGCCTTTATCGGTAAGTGGCATCTGGGGTGGAACTGGGGCCATGATGAAGACGGCAATATTGATTTTTCCAAACCCGTGACCCATAATCCCAATGATGTGGGGTTTGATTATGCGTATGGCCACGTGGCTTCTTTGGATATTCCCCCTTATGTCTATGTGGAAAATGGGAAAGTTACCGAAATCCCTGTTGATTCGACCGTGAGTAAGGATAAGTACGGTTGGTGGAGAAAGGGGATGACTGCACCGGATTTTGTGCATGAAGAGGTCACGCCAAACTTTTTCAGAAGAAGTATGGAATATGTCAGGGCCCGCAGCAAAACAGCTTCGCCATTTTTCCTTTATTTGGCTTTGCCTTCACCTCATTCACCGATTTTGCCTTCCAAAGAATGGCAGGGGAAGAGTGATGTGGGGCCATATGGCGATTTTGTGATGATGCTGGATGATTATGTAGGAAAGTTGGTGGCTACGGTAAAGGAGGCAGGGATAGAAGAGCATACATTGATTGTGTTTGTTAGTGACAATGGGGTGGCACCAGCTGCTAAAATAGATGAGCTGATCGCAAAAGGCCATTATTCGAGCGGGGTTTACCGTGGCCACAAAGCAGATATTTACGAAGGTGGCCACCGCGTGCCGTTTATTGCCAAGTGGCCCCATGTGATTGCTCCGGGGAGTGTAAATGCACAGACCATCTGTACGACTGACCTGATGGCGACCTGTGCAGCCTTGGTAGGGTATTCGTTAAAGGATCATGAGGGAGTGGATAGTTATAACCTTATGCCGTTGTTTTCAGGAGGAACATTTGACCAGCCTTTCCGTGAGGCCACTGTGCATCATTCTGAGAAGGGAGCATTTGCCATTCGCCAAGGTAAGTGGAAGTTGGCCATGACAGCGGGGTCTGGTGGCTGGAGCTATCCGACGCCAGAAGATGTCAAAAGAATAGACAGCCTTCCTCCTGTACAGCTTTTTGATCTTGAAAATGATCCGGGAGAAAAGAAAAACCTACAAGCGGATTACCCAGGTAAAGTAAAAGAGCTGAAGGAGTTGCTGACGCAATATGTCACTGATGGTAGAAGCACTCCAGGTTCCCGCCAAGCCAATGAGGGCAAGGAAATTTGGGAGCAACTATGGTGGATGAAGCCGTAA
- a CDS encoding RagB/SusD family nutrient uptake outer membrane protein → MKNIRNIFIPLCMFLLFSCEDQLTKVPNFISEDNIFESKPLTEAYIAKIYQDLRFINFGGDNGYNVAMIPAVGGEHICFADWQSPNTTYQRTYSAAAGDGPIGYYPWGNIRDANYVIENIAKSTSFEQDYIDSKTAEAKYLRAHMYFEMVKRYGGVPLITNVQAVDDPEEELYPSRKTEKEIYDFILSELDAAIPFLSTEPTGGLGRVDRWTALSLKSRAALYAASIANFGEVQLDGVVGIPNAQAESYYQMSYDASKEIIDSGNFTLYNEYEDKVENYINLFLDDGNSEVVFAQVFEPIVKGTGFDRLAFPAEFRGGWGCNFPVLYDLVELFDFQDGTLGTSITRDQLVADNMWDMDAFFGNRDPRFRASVFYPETTFKGGLIYFHSSTLYTNEAGEKVEATSGNLDRQGESWPAAAHPRNVRNTALLRRKNVNENLDLPNTGESGQDFAIFRLGETYLNLAEAAFYLNNMDESLNAINMLRERAGMPFYDQITEYNLRKERQVELCFENQRYWDLVRWRIAPQYLDDVRMKGLVFKYDLDEDKYIITLKNAEPVTREFGPERFYFPIDQGIIADNPKWVQNPGY, encoded by the coding sequence ATGAAAAACATAAGAAATATATTTATTCCACTTTGCATGTTCCTGCTGTTTTCATGTGAGGATCAGTTGACCAAGGTTCCGAATTTCATTTCGGAGGATAATATTTTTGAATCAAAGCCATTGACAGAAGCTTACATAGCCAAGATCTATCAGGATTTAAGGTTTATTAATTTTGGAGGCGATAATGGGTATAATGTTGCCATGATCCCTGCCGTTGGTGGTGAGCACATCTGCTTTGCGGATTGGCAAAGCCCCAATACTACCTACCAGCGGACCTATTCTGCAGCAGCAGGTGATGGTCCTATCGGTTACTATCCTTGGGGTAATATCCGGGACGCCAACTATGTGATTGAGAATATCGCAAAGAGTACTTCCTTTGAGCAGGATTATATTGATTCGAAGACGGCTGAGGCAAAATATCTCCGAGCACACATGTATTTTGAGATGGTTAAGCGCTATGGCGGTGTACCCTTGATTACAAACGTGCAAGCAGTAGATGACCCGGAGGAAGAACTGTACCCAAGTAGAAAGACCGAAAAGGAGATTTATGATTTTATCCTTTCGGAGCTGGATGCAGCCATTCCCTTTTTGAGCACTGAACCAACAGGTGGACTAGGTCGTGTAGACAGGTGGACGGCCTTATCCCTAAAAAGCCGGGCAGCGCTTTATGCAGCAAGTATTGCCAATTTCGGAGAGGTACAGCTGGATGGGGTCGTGGGGATCCCCAATGCCCAAGCGGAAAGCTACTACCAGATGAGCTATGATGCTTCCAAGGAGATTATCGATTCAGGAAATTTTACCCTTTACAATGAATACGAAGACAAGGTAGAGAATTACATCAATTTGTTTTTGGATGATGGTAACAGTGAAGTGGTTTTTGCACAGGTTTTTGAACCTATCGTAAAAGGAACTGGTTTTGACCGGTTGGCTTTTCCGGCAGAATTCCGCGGTGGCTGGGGCTGTAATTTCCCCGTGCTGTATGACTTGGTAGAATTATTCGATTTTCAGGATGGTACTTTGGGGACTTCCATTACGAGAGATCAGCTAGTGGCTGACAATATGTGGGACATGGATGCCTTTTTTGGAAATAGGGATCCCCGTTTTCGGGCTTCAGTATTTTATCCCGAGACGACGTTTAAAGGGGGATTGATTTATTTCCACAGCAGTACCCTCTATACCAATGAGGCAGGAGAAAAAGTGGAAGCCACTTCAGGGAACCTTGACCGTCAAGGTGAATCTTGGCCAGCTGCGGCTCACCCTAGGAATGTAAGGAATACGGCATTATTAAGGAGGAAAAATGTAAATGAAAACCTGGATCTGCCGAATACCGGGGAGTCAGGGCAGGATTTTGCCATTTTCCGGTTGGGTGAAACCTATTTAAATCTTGCGGAAGCCGCTTTCTACCTAAACAATATGGATGAATCCCTAAATGCGATCAACATGCTGAGAGAAAGAGCCGGCATGCCTTTTTATGATCAGATAACGGAGTACAATCTAAGAAAGGAAAGGCAAGTGGAGTTGTGTTTTGAAAATCAACGCTATTGGGATTTGGTACGGTGGAGGATAGCGCCGCAATATCTCGATGATGTAAGGATGAAAGGCTTAGTCTTTAAATATGACTTGGATGAAGATAAATACATCATTACGTTAAAAAATGCTGAGCCCGTCACAAGGGAATTTGGTCCAGAGCGATTTTATTTTCCCATTGACCAGGGAATCATTGCTGACAATCCTAAATGGGTTCAAAATCCAGGGTATTAA
- a CDS encoding RNA polymerase sigma factor produces the protein MSEEKKINYSRDEWKEKSSSFGQRQFPSSDDGAIWQQFKEGNESAFIHIYNCYFEELCQFGLQFAEVTLVEDCVQDLFIYLRRKREKLPLITSSIRLFLYQSLKRRIFNALKKNSYKLERYPVTEQFNIVPSHETLLMLNLQQKEQLEKLNKALAGLNEKQREVVYYYFYKGMSYEDIQQLMGYDHVKSARNMVYRIIGKLKEVFLIELVMLFFS, from the coding sequence ATGTCTGAAGAAAAAAAAATAAATTATTCTCGTGATGAATGGAAAGAGAAGAGCTCATCTTTCGGGCAACGTCAATTTCCCAGTAGTGACGACGGCGCTATTTGGCAGCAATTCAAGGAAGGAAATGAAAGTGCTTTTATACATATATATAACTGCTACTTTGAAGAATTGTGCCAATTTGGATTGCAGTTTGCAGAAGTGACGTTGGTAGAAGACTGTGTTCAGGACCTGTTTATTTATCTCAGGAGAAAAAGAGAGAAACTGCCCCTTATTACATCATCCATAAGGTTGTTTTTGTATCAATCCCTTAAGCGGAGGATTTTTAATGCTTTGAAAAAGAATTCCTATAAGCTGGAAAGATATCCCGTGACTGAACAGTTTAACATAGTTCCTTCTCATGAAACGCTGTTGATGCTTAATCTGCAACAAAAGGAGCAGCTTGAAAAGCTAAACAAAGCCCTGGCTGGTTTGAACGAAAAGCAGCGAGAGGTCGTTTATTATTATTTTTACAAGGGAATGAGCTATGAAGACATTCAGCAATTAATGGGCTACGATCATGTCAAGTCTGCACGTAATATGGTGTATCGGATTATTGGAAAGCTAAAGGAGGTGTTTTTAATAGAACTAGTCATGCTGTTTTTTTCGTAA